One window from the genome of Elaeis guineensis isolate ETL-2024a chromosome 5, EG11, whole genome shotgun sequence encodes:
- the LOC105044903 gene encoding LOW QUALITY PROTEIN: pentatricopeptide repeat-containing protein At5g57250, mitochondrial (The sequence of the model RefSeq protein was modified relative to this genomic sequence to represent the inferred CDS: inserted 1 base in 1 codon), which produces MNPPLPPRAMNRSAFAAVDPPPPPRTTELSSSXPLSLPMKSGLGASIQTLNPFLSFLLKTRNLRLLRPLFSQISSNSVSIDTQIHSLIAQALLKSHRFKEAEQFLSHAQNIAFLPRKRLWSSLIQGVCVEEEDPDRALSLLQECVRNGGPSSNTFRALVASFSSRGMMERAFEVLDVMTDEKNGCQLDNFVCSSIISGFSKIGEPELGLRFYQRVEKVDGFQPNLITYTAVVDALCREGKTDEASDLIREMEQKGVILDAVLFSTWVCGYLRKGFLMEGLRKHRLMLEKGIMPDVVSYTNIIDGLCEEGNVEKVFGLLNKMAKSGNEPNVVTYTVVIQGFCKRNKLQEAFCMLTNLEGSGIEVDEFVYSVLIDGLCQKGDLDGVFALLEELQRKGVEVGSVTYNTVINSLCKAGKTGKADELSKGFVSDNFTYSALLHGYVKEKNVAGIMGIKKRLEEAGICMDVVTCNILIKALFMAGMVKAAYELFEEMPDIGLAANSVTYCTMVDGYCKQGMIDKALEVFDVYRRTSSFASAASHNCIIKGLCKEHMLDMAVNVFLDLTDRNLSPDSVTYRMLIRAHFREGNGEGVLKFIQGVEILDPELLSSICNDSVAFLCSKGSLAAAVDVYMLARGRSLVIMSKSYYKLLKGLLHDGEKQIFQLIMNDCIKDHGTFEPRIVNILSLYLCKRNVRESIQFLNYTSNKNISVSVVTAVVDALKEEGRIQDAHNFLMEAEENGASLDVVVYSIVVDGLCKAGYLEKALDLCARMRKKGMNPNIVIYNSVINGLCQQGCLVEAFRLFDSLEHNSLLPTIITYATLIAALSKEGFLQDANQLFDKMVHQGITPNIRIYNLLISGYCSFGLIEEALKVLSDLEGSCLQPDAYTISAVISGCCLRGDVEGALGFFSEYRKRGFSPDFLGFLNLIRGLFAKGRMEEARSILRNMLQCADVTNLINRAGDELKVESLVSLLFLACDQGRIQEVIAVLSEVGSMFFPSWRSDSENRQLKKLHESGYVDTDAEMIDSARGGIYPVVIKVPGNLYVKSKPKYMIGGMVDMSRKSSKEVDKDHELEDYEHLIANSLCYDFDAYYSIIASLCSKGELHKANSVVKAMLLSSGECC; this is translated from the exons ATGAACCCACCCCTTCCCCCTCGGGCAATGAATAGATCGGCGTTCGCGGCCGTCGACCCTCCTCCGCCACCGCGAACTACTGAACTCTCCTCCT CGCCGCTCTCTCTTCCGATGAAGAGTGGTCTCGGCGCTTCAATCCAAACCCTAAACCCCTTCCTCTCGTTCCTCCTAAAAACCCGAAACCTTCGTCTCCTTCGCCCACTCTTCTCCCAAATCTCTTCCAACTCCGTTTCCATCGACACGCAGATCCATTCCTTAATCGCCCAAGCCCTCCTCAAATCCCATCGCTTCAAGGAAGCGGAGCAGTTCCTCTCCCACGCGCAAAATATCGCCTTTCTCCCCCGTAAGCGCCTCTGGAGCTCTCTAATCCAGGGAGTTTGCGTCGAGGAAGAAGATCCAGATCGAGCGCTCTCACTACTGCAAGAGTGTGTGAGAAATGGTGGTCCCTCTTCCAATACTTTTCGAGCATTAGTTGCATCATTTAGCTCGCGGGGTATGATGGAGAGGGCCTTTGAGGTGTTGGATGTTATGACGGATGAGAAGAATGGATGCCAATTAGATAATTTTGTTTGCAGTTCGATAATCTCCGGGTTTTCTAAGATCGGAGAGCCGGAACTTGGTTTGCGATTCTATCAGAGAGTGGAGAAAGTTGATGGCTTTCAGCCGAATTTGATAACTTATACAGCTGTGGTTGATGCATTGTGTAGGGAGGGCAAAACTGATGAGGCAAGCGATTTAATTAGGGAGATGGAGCAGAAAGGTGTGATCTTGGATGCAGTTCTTTTTAGCACTTGGGTATGTGGGTATTTAAGGAAGGGATTTCTGATGGAGGGGCTTCGGAAACACCGGTTGATGTTAGAGAAAGGGATAATGCCAGATGTAGTCAGCTATACTAACATCATTGATGGGTTATGCGAGGAAGGGAATGTAGAGAAAGTATTTGGGTTGCTAAATAAGATGGCAAAGAGTGGTAACGAACCTAACGTGGTTACTTATACCGTGGTTATTCAAGGTTTCTGCAAGAGAAACAAATTACAGGAGGCATTTTGCATGCTTACGAATTTGGAAGGATCGGGCATTGAAGTGGATGAGTTTGTATATTCAGTTTTGATTGATGGATTGTGTCAGAAGGGAGATTTGGATGGAGTTTTTGCTTTGCTTGAGGAACTGCAGAGGAAAGGAGTTGAAGTGGGAAGTGTCACATACAACACGGTGATCAATAGTTTGTGTAAGGCTGGCAAGACAGGTAAGGCAGATGAGCTTTCGAAGGGCTTTGTGAGTGACAATTTCACATATAGTGCGTTGTTACATGGATATGTGAAGGAAAAGAATGTAGCGGGTATAATGGGTATAAAGAAGAGATTGGAGGAAGCAGGCATTTGTATGGATGTTGTCACATGTAACATACTTATCAAGGCTTTGTTCATGGCAGGAATGGTCAAGGCTGCTTATGAGCTGTTCGAAGAAATGCCTGACATAGGCTTGGCTGCAAACTCTGTTACATATTGTACGATGGTTGATGGTTATTGTAAGCAAGGAATGATCGACAAGGCACTGGAGGTCTTTGATGTGTATAGGAGAACTTCATCATTTGCTAGTGCTGCCAGTCATAATTGTATTATTAAAGGACTCTGTAAGGAACATATGTTAGATATGGCTGTCAATGTGTTCCTGGACCTCACGGATAGAAACCTAAGTCCTGATTCTGTTACTTACAGGATGTTGATAAGAGCCCACTTTAGAGAAGGTAATGGAGAAGGAGTCTTGAAGTTTATTCAAGGGGTTGAGATATTAGATCCTGAGTTACTCTCTTCCATATGCAATGATAGCGTTGCTTTCTTATGCTCAAAAGGTTCTCTTGCAGCCGCTGTGGATGTATACATGTTAGCTAGAGGGAGAAGTTTGGTCATTATGAGCAAATCATACTATAAACTCCTTAAAGGTCTCCTCCATGATGGAGAAAAACAGATTTTTCAACTGATAATGAATGATTGCATCAAAGATCATGGAACTTTTGAACCTAGAATAGTTAATATATTGTCTCTTTACCTTTGTAAGAGGAATGTACGAGAAAGTATTCAGTTTTTGAATTATACAAGCAATAAGAATATTTCTGTCAGTGTTGTCACAGCAGTTGTTGATGCACTTAAGGAGGAAGGTAGAATTCAGGATGCACATAACTTTCTGATGGAAGCTGAGGAAAATGGAGCATCTCTGGATGTAGTTGTTTACTCCATTGTGGTGGATGGACTTTGCAAGGCAGGGTACCTCGAAAAAGCATTAGATCTTTGTGCGAGAATGAGAAAGAAGGGGATGAATCCAAACATCGTTATCTACAATTCAGTGATTAATGGTTTGTGCCAGCAGGGATGTCTAGTTGAAGCATTTAGGTTATTTGACTCTTTGGAACATAACAGTCTGCTTCCTACAATTATTACATATGCTACGCTTATAGCCGCTTTATCTAAAGAAGGTTTCCTGCAAGATGCAAATCAGTTGTTTGATAAGATGGTTCATCAGGGCATCACCCCGAATATTCGCATTTACAACTTATTGATAAGCGGATATTGCAGCTTTGGATTAATAGAAGAAGCACTCAAGGTTCTTTCAGATTTGGAGGGAAGTTGTCTGCAACCAGATGCTTACACAATCAGTGCTGTGATCAGTGGCTGCTGTCTAAGAGGTGACGTTGAAGGCGCCCTAGGTTTTTTCAGTGAATACAGAAAAAGAGGGTTTTCTCCAGATTTTCTGGGTTTCTTGAACTTGATAAGAGGACTCTTTGCTAAGGGAAGGATGGAAGAAGCAAGGAGCATATTGAGGAACATGCTTCAGTGTGCAGATGTCACGAATTTAATTAACAGAGCTGGAGATGAGCTTAAGGTAGAATCATTAGTAAGTCTTCTGTTTCTTGCATGTGACCAAGGGAGAATTCAAGAAGTCATTGCTGTCCTAAGCGAAGTTGGATCTATGTTTTTCCCCTCGTGGAGATCAGACAGTGAAAACAGACAGCTTAAGAAGCTGCATGAATCAGGATATGTGGATACTGATGCTGAAATGATAGATTCTGCAAGAGGAGGTATTTATCCAGTAGTGATTAAAGTTCCTGGAAACTTGTATGTGAAATCAAAACCAAAATATATGATTGGAGGTATGGTTGATATGAGTCGCAAATCATCCAAGGAGGTGGACAAGGATCATGAGCTAGAAGATTATGAACATTTAATAGCAAACTCACTATGCTATGATTTTGATGCTTATTACTCCATCATTGCTTCGCTTTGTTCAAAAGGGGAACTGCATAAGGCTAATAGTGTAGTCAAAGCAATGCTTCTGAGTTCTGGAGAATGTTGTTGA
- the LOC140857933 gene encoding omega-3 fatty acid desaturase, chloroplastic-like, whose product MARKAINISKNAESTAFLHSGHGSFSSNSKPNSVVGRISRRTHHQNHGHVENAELWHPLSEKLYRSLDSVTRILRFTLPFPMLEYPFYLIFILLLEFMTYLHHHRHDDKLPSYYGKEWSYLSGGLTALDQDYGWIHNIHHDMGLVIHHLFLQIPNCHLVEAVGSTDLLPFLQHSAER is encoded by the exons ATGGCTAGGAAG gccatcaacatctcaaagaatgCCGAATCAACTGCTTTCTTACA CAGTGGGCATGGTAGTTTTTCGAGCAATTCAAAGCCGAACAGTGTGGTTGG GAGGATCAGTCGCAGGACTCATCACCAGAACCATGGGCATGTTGAGAATGCTGAGTTATGGCACCCT TTATCTGAGAAGTTATATAGGAGTTTGGATTCCGTAACTCGGATTCTTCGTTTCACCTTGCCTTTCCCCATGCTTGAATACCCCTTTTACCTG ATATTCATTTTGTTGTTGGAGTTTATGACATACTTGCATCATCACAGGCATGATGACAAACTTCCCTCGTATTATGGAAAG gAATGGAGTTATCTCAGTGGAGGACTGACAGCACTAGATCAGGATTATGGATGGATCCACAACATCCACCATGATATGGGACTCGTGATACATCACCTGTTCCTGCAGATACCAAATTGCCATCTAGTGGAAGCTGTGGGTAGCACCGACTTGTTACCTTTTCTTCAACATTCTGCAGAAAGATGA
- the LOC105044904 gene encoding LOW QUALITY PROTEIN: NAC domain-containing protein 2 (The sequence of the model RefSeq protein was modified relative to this genomic sequence to represent the inferred CDS: inserted 1 base in 1 codon) — protein sequence MSNPTSLPPGFRFHPTDEELILHYLKNRAASVPCPVSIIAEVDIYKFDPWDLPAKAMFGDREWYFFSPRDRKYPNGIRPNRAAASGYWKATGTDKPIHTSKGNENIGVKKALVFYKGRPPXGLKTNWIMHEYRLAEAQNSNSYKPMKFGDSSMRLDDWVLCRIYKKSHHLPSVPTPMDREQEDSGIEDSYYSNLTNITPQNPLRLHKSSSISELLEDYSSLSHLFDNLPEIPGSSDHAYIMPQPSSNQLFINSSGRYNLVQQLPQAEPTAPNAENYLKRQRMSDIYSEENNGLFYPSKKRNDSFIYTNFSNQFDSPQCSMLNQPFFSSQQILLNSHLGLH from the exons ATGTCCAACCCCACGTCGCTTCCACCCGGCTTTCGCTTCCATCCGACCGACGAAGAACTCATCCTTCACTACCTGAAGAATCGAGCAGCGTCGGTGCCGTGCCCAGTTTCGATCATCGCCGAGGTCGATATCTACAAGTTTGATCCATGGGATCTTCCTG CTAAGGCGATGTTTGGGGATCGAGAGTGGTACTTCTTTAGTCCGAGGGACCGTAAGTACCCGAACGGGATAAGGCCAAACCGGGCAGCTGCATCTGGGTATTGGAAGGCAACTGGGACTGATAAGCCGATCCATACGAGCAAAGGGAATGAGAATATTGGTGTTAAGAAGGCCTTGGTGTTCTACAAGGGTAGGCCAC AAGGATTGAAGACCAACTGGATCATGCATGAGTACCGCCTTGCTGAAGCTCAGAACAGCAACAGCTACAAGCCTATGAAGTTTGGAGACTCTTCCATGAGG TTGGATGACTGGGTCCTTTGTCGAATCTACAAGAAGAGCCACCATCTCCCGTCGGTTCCAACACCAATGGATCGAGAGCAAGAAGACTCGGGCATCGAAGACAGCTACTACTCAAACTTAACAAACATCACGCCACAAAACCCTCTAAGACTACATAAGTCTTCCTCTATATCTGAATTGCTTGAGGACTACTCTTCACTCTCACATCTATTTGACAACCTGCCTGAAATACCCGGATCATCAGACCATGCTTACATTATGCCTCAGCCAAGTTCAAACCAACTCTTCATTAACAGCAGTGGCAGGTACAACTTAGTTCAGCAGCTCCCCCAAGCAGAACCCACTGCTCCAAACGCTGAAAACTATTTAAAGCGCCAGAGAATGTCGGACATTTACTCAGAGGAGAACAATGGGTTGTTTTACCCATCAAAGAAACGCAATGATTCATTCATTTACACCAACTTCTCCAATCAGTTTGATAGCCCTCAGTGCAGCATGCTAAACCAGCCATTCTTCAGTAGTCAGCAAATATTACTGAATTCTCACCTGGGATTGCACTGA